The Elaeis guineensis isolate ETL-2024a chromosome 13, EG11, whole genome shotgun sequence genome includes a region encoding these proteins:
- the LOC105056437 gene encoding F-box/LRR-repeat protein 15 isoform X2, giving the protein MADGRMKAVVDDDSSMDGDDEIGRVDEDEEEYDKLELELSIGRWGWKGGVPMDGGRREWFPQWDQNVGSSRFFERQAAARQAFPHRQPVADPALRFWGEDLVATPFARVGPASSIRLDDETVSETERVMSDRERDNQHKRPKVLASPEACDYAAASSSGAEASAQQATGEYTIQGSSVLSDIEMACYLSLSSNDDGDGRPRESNDGGGADGGGSRNIEDVEVRMDLTDDLLHLIFSFLGQKDLCRAGATCKQWLTASTHEDFWRCLKFVNTGISQQNFVAICRRYPNATELNMSGIPNADVLVMEAMTSLRHLETLILDKGQLGDAFFHALTDCPALTNLKISDASLGNGIQEITVYHDRLRDLQILKCRALRISVRCPQLQTLSLKRTSMAHALLSCPQLHELDLSSCHKLSDAVIRSAATSCPLLASLDMSSCSCVSDETLREIAFACPNLCILDASNCPNISFESVRLPMLIDLKLQSCEGITSASMSAISHSRMLEALQLDNCGLLTSISLDLPHLRNISLVHLRKFVDLNLRSPVLSYINVSRCSALHRISITSNSLQKLALQKQESLATLSLQCHNLQEVDLTECESLTNSICEVFSDGGGCPMLRSLVLDNCESLSTIGLNSSSLVSLSLAGCRGMTFLELSCPNLQKINLDGCDHLERASFCPVGLESLNLGICPKLSILRIEAPKMSNLELKGCGVLSQASINCPLLTSLDASFCRQLVDDSLSMTAASCPRIESLILSSCLSIGFGGLSSLHWLRRLTLLDLSYTFLMNLRPVFDTCSQLTTLKLSACKYLIDSSLDALYKECALPALCELDLSYSSIGQSAIAELLACCTNLVHVNLNGCANMHELVWGSNDFHSLEMPNDVCPPNLMFLKKDNEAFRKSEHLLETLNCTGCPNIKKVLIPTMAHCFHLSKINLNLSANLKEVDLACFSLSTLNLSNCSSLEILKLDCPRLTSLQLLACNMLAVEEVEVAVSHCTMLEALNVHSCPKINAEDVGRLRVVCPSLKRIQSGQPMQ; this is encoded by the exons ATGGCGGACGGGCGGATGAAGGCCGTGGTGGACGACGACAGCAGTATGGATGGGGATGATGAGATCGGGAGGGTGGATGAAGATGAGGAGGAGTATGATAAACTAGAATTAGAGCTTTCCATTGGGAGGTGGGGATGGAAAGGAGGGGTGCCGATGGATGGCGGAAGGAGGGAATGGTTCCCTCAGTGGGACCAAAACGTCGGTAGCTCGCGGTTCTTTGAGAGGCAGGCCGCTGCGAGGCAAGCTTTTCCTCACAGGCAACCCGTTGCTGATCCTGCGCTGAGATTTTGGGGAGAGGATCTGGTGGCAACGCCATTTGCACGGGTGGGACCTGCAAGTTCGATCCGTTTGGATGATGAGACCGTCTCGGAGACAGAGAGGGTCATGTCTGATAGGGAAAGAGACAACCAGCACAAGCGGCCTAAAGTTCTTGCCTCACCAGA GGCTTGCGATTATGCTGCTGCATCTTCCTCAGGGGCTGAAGCATCTGCTCAACAGGCAACTGGGGAGTACACCATCCAAGGCTCGTCTGTTCTGTCTGATATTGAGATGGCTTGCTACTTAAGCCTCTCTTCAAATGATGATGGTGATGGAAGACCCAGGGAGTCTAATGATGGAGGAGGTGCCGATGGAGGTGGTAGTAGAAATATTGAGGATGTAGAGGTTAGAATGGACCTTACAGATGATCTATTGCACCTG ATTTTTTCCTTCTTGGGCCAAAAAGACTTGTGTAGAGCTGGCGCAACTTGCAAGCAGTGGCTAACAGCTAGTACACACGAGGATTTCTGGAGGTGTTTAAAGTTTGTAAATACAGGGATCTCTCAGCAGAATT TTGTTGCCATTTGCCGGCGATATCCAAATGCTACCGAATTGAATATGTCTGGCATTCCGAATGCTGATGTGCTTGTTATGGAAGCAATGACTTCTCTTAG GCATCTTGAAACTTTAATCTTGGATAAAGGGCAGCTGGGCGATGCTTTTTTCCATGCTTTGACAGATTGTCCTGCATTGACCAATCTGAAAATTTCTGATGCATCTCTTGGAAATGGCATTCAGGAGATAACTGTATACCATGATAGATTGCGCGACCTTCAGATTTTGAAGTGTCGTGCTCTCCGTATTTCTGTCAG ATGCCCTCAGCTTCAAACTTTATCTCTGAAGCGCACCAGTATGGCTCATGCCTTGCTTAGTTGTCCTCAATTACATGAATTGGATTTATCTTCCTGCCACAAGCTATCTGATGCTGTGATTCGATCAGCTGCTACATCATGCCCTTTATTGGCATCATTAGATATGTCATCTTGCTCATGTGTTAGTGATGAAACATTGCGTGAAATAGCTTTTGCATGCCCTAATCTTTGCATTTTGGATGCTTCAAACTGTCCGAACATCTCATTTGAG TCTGTGAGACTGCCAATGCTgatagatctaaaacttcaaagCTGTGAAGGCATAACTTCAGCTTCAATGTCTGCAATATCTCATAGTCGTATGCTAGAG GCATTACAACTCGATAACTGTGGCCTACTAACGTCTATCTCATTGGATCTGCCACACTTGCGGAATATAAGTCTTGTACACTTACGCAA ATTTGTGGATTTAAATTTGCGGAGTCCTGTGCTTTCGTACATAAATGTTTCTAGATGTTCAGCGCTCCATCGCATCAGCATCACATCGAATTCTCTTCAG AAATTGGCATTGCAAAAGCAAGAAAGTTTGGCTACGTTGTCATTGCAGTGTCATAACTTGCAAGAAGTGGACCTCACTGAATGTGAATCTTTGACAAATTCAATTTGTGAAGTTTTTAGTGATGGGGGTGGTTGTCCAATGCTCAGATCATTGGTTCTTGACAACTGCGAG AGCTTAAGTACGATAGGACTGAACAGTAGCTCTCTGGTCAGTCTGTCACTTGCCGGTTGCCGTGGCATGACTTTTCTTGAACTCTCATGTCCAAATCTTCAGAAAATAAATCTTGATGGCTGCGATCATCTCGAAAGAGCATCATTTTGTCCT GTTGGTCTTGAATCACTCAATCTGGGGATATGCCCAAAGCTAAGCATTCTTCGGATTGAAGCTCCAAAAATGTCAAATTTGGAGCTGAAGGGCTGTGGTGTGCTGTCTCAAGCATCTATCAATTGCCCTTTGTTGACATCTTTGGATGCTTCATTTTGCAG GCAATTAGTGGATGACTCACTGTCTATGACAGCTGCTTCATGCCCTCGTATCGAATCTCTAATCCTGTCATCCTGCTTATCAATAGGATTTGGTGGGCTGTCATCTTTGCATTGGCTTCGACGTCTGACCCTATTGGATTTGTCATACACTTTTTTGATGAACTTACGGCCTGTTTTTGACACTTGTTCACAGTTAACG ACCCTAAAACTTTCAGCCTGCAAGTACCTCATTGATTCGTCTTTGGATGCTCTCTATAAAGAATGTGCACTTCCAGCCCTTTGTGAGTTAGACTTGTCGTACTCATCCATCGGGCAGTCTGCAATAGCGGAACTACTTGCTTGCTGTACGAATTTAGTTCATGTGAACTTGAATGGTTGTGCGAATATGCATGAACTTGTTTGGGGCTCAAATGATTTCCATTCATTGGAGATGCCGAATGATGTTTGCCCACCTAACCTTATGTTCTTGAAGAAGGACAATGAGGCTTTCAGAAAATCTGAGCATCTGCTCGAGACTCTTAACTGTACTGGATGTCCAAACATTAAGAAAGTTCTCATTCCTACTATGGCTCATTGTTTTCATTTATCTAAAATAAACCTTAATTTATCCGCAAATCTGAAGGAAGTGGATCTTGCGTGTTTCAGTCTCAGTACTCTAAATTTGAG CAATTGTAGCTCCTTGGAGATTTTGAAGCTTGACTGTCCAAGATTGACAAGCCTTCAACTTCTG GCTTGCAACATGCTGGCTGTGGAAGAAGTAGAAGTTGCAGTATCACACTGTACTATGTTGGAAGCCCTCAATGTCCACTCCTGTCCAAAG ATAAATGCTGAGGATGTTGGGAGATTACGTGTGGTGTGCCCTAGTCTGAAACGCATCCAGAGCGGCCAACCGATGCAGTAG
- the LOC105056437 gene encoding F-box/LRR-repeat protein 15 isoform X3 → MADGRMKAVVDDDSSMDGDDEIGRVDEDEEEYDKLELELSIGRWGWKGGVPMDGGRREWFPQWDQNVGSSRFFERQAAARQAFPHRQPVADPALRFWGEDLVATPFARVGPASSIRLDDETVSETERVMSDRERDNQHKRPKVLASPELLLQVPTATATPSTPASPTSMDFCTNSIHLWLPSWNVIYRACDYAAASSSGAEASAQQATGEYTIQGSSVLSDIEMACYLSLSSNDDGDGRPRESNDGGGADGGGSRNIEDVEVRMDLTDDLLHLIFSFLGQKDLCRAGATCKQWLTASTHEDFWRCLKFVNTGISQQNFVAICRRYPNATELNMSGIPNADVLVMEAMTSLRHLETLILDKGQLGDAFFHALTDCPALTNLKISDASLGNGIQEITVYHDRLRDLQILKCRALRISVRCPQLQTLSLKRTSMAHALLSCPQLHELDLSSCHKLSDAVIRSAATSCPLLASLDMSSCSCVSDETLREIAFACPNLCILDASNCPNISFESVRLPMLIDLKLQSCEGITSASMSAISHSRMLEALQLDNCGLLTSISLDLPHLRNISLVHLRKFVDLNLRSPVLSYINVSRCSALHRISITSNSLQKLALQKQESLATLSLQCHNLQEVDLTECESLTNSICEVFSDGGGCPMLRSLVLDNCESLSTIGLNSSSLVSLSLAGCRGMTFLELSCPNLQKINLDGCDHLERASFCPVGLESLNLGICPKLSILRIEAPKMSNLELKGCGVLSQASINCPLLTSLDASFCRQLVDDSLSMTAASCPRIESLILSSCLSIGFGGLSSLHWLRRLTLLDLSYTFLMNLRPVFDTCSQLTACNMLAVEEVEVAVSHCTMLEALNVHSCPKINAEDVGRLRVVCPSLKRIQSGQPMQ, encoded by the exons ATGGCGGACGGGCGGATGAAGGCCGTGGTGGACGACGACAGCAGTATGGATGGGGATGATGAGATCGGGAGGGTGGATGAAGATGAGGAGGAGTATGATAAACTAGAATTAGAGCTTTCCATTGGGAGGTGGGGATGGAAAGGAGGGGTGCCGATGGATGGCGGAAGGAGGGAATGGTTCCCTCAGTGGGACCAAAACGTCGGTAGCTCGCGGTTCTTTGAGAGGCAGGCCGCTGCGAGGCAAGCTTTTCCTCACAGGCAACCCGTTGCTGATCCTGCGCTGAGATTTTGGGGAGAGGATCTGGTGGCAACGCCATTTGCACGGGTGGGACCTGCAAGTTCGATCCGTTTGGATGATGAGACCGTCTCGGAGACAGAGAGGGTCATGTCTGATAGGGAAAGAGACAACCAGCACAAGCGGCCTAAAGTTCTTGCCTCACCAGA acttcttttgcaggttccgacggcgaccgcgactccctcgactccagcttctccgacgtcgatggatttttgcaccaacagtatccATTTATGGTTGCCTTCTTGGAATGTAATATATAG GGCTTGCGATTATGCTGCTGCATCTTCCTCAGGGGCTGAAGCATCTGCTCAACAGGCAACTGGGGAGTACACCATCCAAGGCTCGTCTGTTCTGTCTGATATTGAGATGGCTTGCTACTTAAGCCTCTCTTCAAATGATGATGGTGATGGAAGACCCAGGGAGTCTAATGATGGAGGAGGTGCCGATGGAGGTGGTAGTAGAAATATTGAGGATGTAGAGGTTAGAATGGACCTTACAGATGATCTATTGCACCTG ATTTTTTCCTTCTTGGGCCAAAAAGACTTGTGTAGAGCTGGCGCAACTTGCAAGCAGTGGCTAACAGCTAGTACACACGAGGATTTCTGGAGGTGTTTAAAGTTTGTAAATACAGGGATCTCTCAGCAGAATT TTGTTGCCATTTGCCGGCGATATCCAAATGCTACCGAATTGAATATGTCTGGCATTCCGAATGCTGATGTGCTTGTTATGGAAGCAATGACTTCTCTTAG GCATCTTGAAACTTTAATCTTGGATAAAGGGCAGCTGGGCGATGCTTTTTTCCATGCTTTGACAGATTGTCCTGCATTGACCAATCTGAAAATTTCTGATGCATCTCTTGGAAATGGCATTCAGGAGATAACTGTATACCATGATAGATTGCGCGACCTTCAGATTTTGAAGTGTCGTGCTCTCCGTATTTCTGTCAG ATGCCCTCAGCTTCAAACTTTATCTCTGAAGCGCACCAGTATGGCTCATGCCTTGCTTAGTTGTCCTCAATTACATGAATTGGATTTATCTTCCTGCCACAAGCTATCTGATGCTGTGATTCGATCAGCTGCTACATCATGCCCTTTATTGGCATCATTAGATATGTCATCTTGCTCATGTGTTAGTGATGAAACATTGCGTGAAATAGCTTTTGCATGCCCTAATCTTTGCATTTTGGATGCTTCAAACTGTCCGAACATCTCATTTGAG TCTGTGAGACTGCCAATGCTgatagatctaaaacttcaaagCTGTGAAGGCATAACTTCAGCTTCAATGTCTGCAATATCTCATAGTCGTATGCTAGAG GCATTACAACTCGATAACTGTGGCCTACTAACGTCTATCTCATTGGATCTGCCACACTTGCGGAATATAAGTCTTGTACACTTACGCAA ATTTGTGGATTTAAATTTGCGGAGTCCTGTGCTTTCGTACATAAATGTTTCTAGATGTTCAGCGCTCCATCGCATCAGCATCACATCGAATTCTCTTCAG AAATTGGCATTGCAAAAGCAAGAAAGTTTGGCTACGTTGTCATTGCAGTGTCATAACTTGCAAGAAGTGGACCTCACTGAATGTGAATCTTTGACAAATTCAATTTGTGAAGTTTTTAGTGATGGGGGTGGTTGTCCAATGCTCAGATCATTGGTTCTTGACAACTGCGAG AGCTTAAGTACGATAGGACTGAACAGTAGCTCTCTGGTCAGTCTGTCACTTGCCGGTTGCCGTGGCATGACTTTTCTTGAACTCTCATGTCCAAATCTTCAGAAAATAAATCTTGATGGCTGCGATCATCTCGAAAGAGCATCATTTTGTCCT GTTGGTCTTGAATCACTCAATCTGGGGATATGCCCAAAGCTAAGCATTCTTCGGATTGAAGCTCCAAAAATGTCAAATTTGGAGCTGAAGGGCTGTGGTGTGCTGTCTCAAGCATCTATCAATTGCCCTTTGTTGACATCTTTGGATGCTTCATTTTGCAG GCAATTAGTGGATGACTCACTGTCTATGACAGCTGCTTCATGCCCTCGTATCGAATCTCTAATCCTGTCATCCTGCTTATCAATAGGATTTGGTGGGCTGTCATCTTTGCATTGGCTTCGACGTCTGACCCTATTGGATTTGTCATACACTTTTTTGATGAACTTACGGCCTGTTTTTGACACTTGTTCACAGTTAACG GCTTGCAACATGCTGGCTGTGGAAGAAGTAGAAGTTGCAGTATCACACTGTACTATGTTGGAAGCCCTCAATGTCCACTCCTGTCCAAAG ATAAATGCTGAGGATGTTGGGAGATTACGTGTGGTGTGCCCTAGTCTGAAACGCATCCAGAGCGGCCAACCGATGCAGTAG
- the LOC105056437 gene encoding F-box/LRR-repeat protein 15 isoform X1: MADGRMKAVVDDDSSMDGDDEIGRVDEDEEEYDKLELELSIGRWGWKGGVPMDGGRREWFPQWDQNVGSSRFFERQAAARQAFPHRQPVADPALRFWGEDLVATPFARVGPASSIRLDDETVSETERVMSDRERDNQHKRPKVLASPELLLQVPTATATPSTPASPTSMDFCTNSIHLWLPSWNVIYRACDYAAASSSGAEASAQQATGEYTIQGSSVLSDIEMACYLSLSSNDDGDGRPRESNDGGGADGGGSRNIEDVEVRMDLTDDLLHLIFSFLGQKDLCRAGATCKQWLTASTHEDFWRCLKFVNTGISQQNFVAICRRYPNATELNMSGIPNADVLVMEAMTSLRHLETLILDKGQLGDAFFHALTDCPALTNLKISDASLGNGIQEITVYHDRLRDLQILKCRALRISVRCPQLQTLSLKRTSMAHALLSCPQLHELDLSSCHKLSDAVIRSAATSCPLLASLDMSSCSCVSDETLREIAFACPNLCILDASNCPNISFESVRLPMLIDLKLQSCEGITSASMSAISHSRMLEALQLDNCGLLTSISLDLPHLRNISLVHLRKFVDLNLRSPVLSYINVSRCSALHRISITSNSLQKLALQKQESLATLSLQCHNLQEVDLTECESLTNSICEVFSDGGGCPMLRSLVLDNCESLSTIGLNSSSLVSLSLAGCRGMTFLELSCPNLQKINLDGCDHLERASFCPVGLESLNLGICPKLSILRIEAPKMSNLELKGCGVLSQASINCPLLTSLDASFCRQLVDDSLSMTAASCPRIESLILSSCLSIGFGGLSSLHWLRRLTLLDLSYTFLMNLRPVFDTCSQLTTLKLSACKYLIDSSLDALYKECALPALCELDLSYSSIGQSAIAELLACCTNLVHVNLNGCANMHELVWGSNDFHSLEMPNDVCPPNLMFLKKDNEAFRKSEHLLETLNCTGCPNIKKVLIPTMAHCFHLSKINLNLSANLKEVDLACFSLSTLNLSNCSSLEILKLDCPRLTSLQLLACNMLAVEEVEVAVSHCTMLEALNVHSCPKINAEDVGRLRVVCPSLKRIQSGQPMQ; this comes from the exons ATGGCGGACGGGCGGATGAAGGCCGTGGTGGACGACGACAGCAGTATGGATGGGGATGATGAGATCGGGAGGGTGGATGAAGATGAGGAGGAGTATGATAAACTAGAATTAGAGCTTTCCATTGGGAGGTGGGGATGGAAAGGAGGGGTGCCGATGGATGGCGGAAGGAGGGAATGGTTCCCTCAGTGGGACCAAAACGTCGGTAGCTCGCGGTTCTTTGAGAGGCAGGCCGCTGCGAGGCAAGCTTTTCCTCACAGGCAACCCGTTGCTGATCCTGCGCTGAGATTTTGGGGAGAGGATCTGGTGGCAACGCCATTTGCACGGGTGGGACCTGCAAGTTCGATCCGTTTGGATGATGAGACCGTCTCGGAGACAGAGAGGGTCATGTCTGATAGGGAAAGAGACAACCAGCACAAGCGGCCTAAAGTTCTTGCCTCACCAGA acttcttttgcaggttccgacggcgaccgcgactccctcgactccagcttctccgacgtcgatggatttttgcaccaacagtatccATTTATGGTTGCCTTCTTGGAATGTAATATATAG GGCTTGCGATTATGCTGCTGCATCTTCCTCAGGGGCTGAAGCATCTGCTCAACAGGCAACTGGGGAGTACACCATCCAAGGCTCGTCTGTTCTGTCTGATATTGAGATGGCTTGCTACTTAAGCCTCTCTTCAAATGATGATGGTGATGGAAGACCCAGGGAGTCTAATGATGGAGGAGGTGCCGATGGAGGTGGTAGTAGAAATATTGAGGATGTAGAGGTTAGAATGGACCTTACAGATGATCTATTGCACCTG ATTTTTTCCTTCTTGGGCCAAAAAGACTTGTGTAGAGCTGGCGCAACTTGCAAGCAGTGGCTAACAGCTAGTACACACGAGGATTTCTGGAGGTGTTTAAAGTTTGTAAATACAGGGATCTCTCAGCAGAATT TTGTTGCCATTTGCCGGCGATATCCAAATGCTACCGAATTGAATATGTCTGGCATTCCGAATGCTGATGTGCTTGTTATGGAAGCAATGACTTCTCTTAG GCATCTTGAAACTTTAATCTTGGATAAAGGGCAGCTGGGCGATGCTTTTTTCCATGCTTTGACAGATTGTCCTGCATTGACCAATCTGAAAATTTCTGATGCATCTCTTGGAAATGGCATTCAGGAGATAACTGTATACCATGATAGATTGCGCGACCTTCAGATTTTGAAGTGTCGTGCTCTCCGTATTTCTGTCAG ATGCCCTCAGCTTCAAACTTTATCTCTGAAGCGCACCAGTATGGCTCATGCCTTGCTTAGTTGTCCTCAATTACATGAATTGGATTTATCTTCCTGCCACAAGCTATCTGATGCTGTGATTCGATCAGCTGCTACATCATGCCCTTTATTGGCATCATTAGATATGTCATCTTGCTCATGTGTTAGTGATGAAACATTGCGTGAAATAGCTTTTGCATGCCCTAATCTTTGCATTTTGGATGCTTCAAACTGTCCGAACATCTCATTTGAG TCTGTGAGACTGCCAATGCTgatagatctaaaacttcaaagCTGTGAAGGCATAACTTCAGCTTCAATGTCTGCAATATCTCATAGTCGTATGCTAGAG GCATTACAACTCGATAACTGTGGCCTACTAACGTCTATCTCATTGGATCTGCCACACTTGCGGAATATAAGTCTTGTACACTTACGCAA ATTTGTGGATTTAAATTTGCGGAGTCCTGTGCTTTCGTACATAAATGTTTCTAGATGTTCAGCGCTCCATCGCATCAGCATCACATCGAATTCTCTTCAG AAATTGGCATTGCAAAAGCAAGAAAGTTTGGCTACGTTGTCATTGCAGTGTCATAACTTGCAAGAAGTGGACCTCACTGAATGTGAATCTTTGACAAATTCAATTTGTGAAGTTTTTAGTGATGGGGGTGGTTGTCCAATGCTCAGATCATTGGTTCTTGACAACTGCGAG AGCTTAAGTACGATAGGACTGAACAGTAGCTCTCTGGTCAGTCTGTCACTTGCCGGTTGCCGTGGCATGACTTTTCTTGAACTCTCATGTCCAAATCTTCAGAAAATAAATCTTGATGGCTGCGATCATCTCGAAAGAGCATCATTTTGTCCT GTTGGTCTTGAATCACTCAATCTGGGGATATGCCCAAAGCTAAGCATTCTTCGGATTGAAGCTCCAAAAATGTCAAATTTGGAGCTGAAGGGCTGTGGTGTGCTGTCTCAAGCATCTATCAATTGCCCTTTGTTGACATCTTTGGATGCTTCATTTTGCAG GCAATTAGTGGATGACTCACTGTCTATGACAGCTGCTTCATGCCCTCGTATCGAATCTCTAATCCTGTCATCCTGCTTATCAATAGGATTTGGTGGGCTGTCATCTTTGCATTGGCTTCGACGTCTGACCCTATTGGATTTGTCATACACTTTTTTGATGAACTTACGGCCTGTTTTTGACACTTGTTCACAGTTAACG ACCCTAAAACTTTCAGCCTGCAAGTACCTCATTGATTCGTCTTTGGATGCTCTCTATAAAGAATGTGCACTTCCAGCCCTTTGTGAGTTAGACTTGTCGTACTCATCCATCGGGCAGTCTGCAATAGCGGAACTACTTGCTTGCTGTACGAATTTAGTTCATGTGAACTTGAATGGTTGTGCGAATATGCATGAACTTGTTTGGGGCTCAAATGATTTCCATTCATTGGAGATGCCGAATGATGTTTGCCCACCTAACCTTATGTTCTTGAAGAAGGACAATGAGGCTTTCAGAAAATCTGAGCATCTGCTCGAGACTCTTAACTGTACTGGATGTCCAAACATTAAGAAAGTTCTCATTCCTACTATGGCTCATTGTTTTCATTTATCTAAAATAAACCTTAATTTATCCGCAAATCTGAAGGAAGTGGATCTTGCGTGTTTCAGTCTCAGTACTCTAAATTTGAG CAATTGTAGCTCCTTGGAGATTTTGAAGCTTGACTGTCCAAGATTGACAAGCCTTCAACTTCTG GCTTGCAACATGCTGGCTGTGGAAGAAGTAGAAGTTGCAGTATCACACTGTACTATGTTGGAAGCCCTCAATGTCCACTCCTGTCCAAAG ATAAATGCTGAGGATGTTGGGAGATTACGTGTGGTGTGCCCTAGTCTGAAACGCATCCAGAGCGGCCAACCGATGCAGTAG